One Microplitis mediator isolate UGA2020A chromosome 3, iyMicMedi2.1, whole genome shotgun sequence DNA segment encodes these proteins:
- the LOC130665756 gene encoding GPI ethanolamine phosphate transferase 3 isoform X3, which yields MGKFSYLIFTLWISCLMVSALILFLNGFFLTRMSQIERSNCTLSHNLKICDIEKLLQNPETAGEICLESRQKVVLLIVDALKYEFLDWQDNITNSYYQNKISTVHDLLKKYPNHSRLYKSIADPPTTTMQRIKAITTGTLPTFIDVSSNFASDKIDEDNLIDQVIQKGVILMGDDTWINLFPGKYLRQFPAHSFNTRDLDTVDREVRNRIFFELQKKDWSLLIAHNLGVDHCGHKHGPNHPEMTRKLNEINVLIKEIINVLDDQTVLFVIGDHGMTNSGDHGGDSDDEIETAMFVYSKSPLQDAIDEHEPRVVNQIDIVPTLASILGIPIPFSNIGSVILDALPSLSKTSDMWYTVHALWRNVYQSKKYIDTYSASSFLFSDEKLQELEQMYRDLLQQVPKINDQKTLKNFVKHANEYFKILRASCIEIWVQFDSGLMFKGLFLMFCTLFFTYILINQLPEIYMIKIFDLSFFRVLIFICIALVIVYISYVMQLVVNFSNTFSFIGGVILLFFLVILVIKNWNTILTTWYNNSQSKKLNYIVQITLFLVVFGLFSNSYIIEENKILSFLLITQVWLFIYSNIKQYNSNDNYDKRNRKSFNNISRISSKHRTLLIVCGIIICLAVRLSSYYWRCREEQNRELCGSYVLGKTGSITSNTLERILLTISLVSLALYITTVRIWLRNCGNLSGFSLNITVARYCPVLTVVCIGSYWVLSRLSTSKQIKFTLEYQMNALPGIAYFFIIISIFILFLRPLGIFFLKQNHQSFAVYEDENVVPKLFDIVKNLLNTNKNENSNNTPIIYGLGTVYSAAFISLSVFVTLLDALLLGCFQAPSIFLMCITCIAFLIIVSMERHHNANNLKELLQIPNSAVFCWFLIAEYFFYGTGHQPTFSTIQWDAALVGTNGQFYKNILPTILIETARSIDFKI from the exons ATgggtaaattttcatacttgaTATTTACACTATGGATATCATGTTTGATGGTATCcgctttaattttatttcttaatggattttttttaactcgaaTGTCACAAATAGAGCGTAGCAACTGTACATTGTCTCATAATCTAAAGATTTGTGACATTGAAAAGTTATTGCAAAATCCTGAGACAGCCGGTGAAATTTGTTTAGAATCTCGTCAAAAAGTTGTGTTACTTATAGTGGACGCGTTGAAATATGAATTCTTAGATTGGCAGGACAACATTACTAATTcttattatcaaaataaaatttctactgTTCACGATCTTTTGAAGAAATATCCAAATCACTCAAGACTTTATAAAAGTATTGCTGATCCACCAACTACGACAATGCAACGTATCAAAGCTATAACAACAGGTACTCTACCAACATTCATCGACGTAAGTTCAAATTTTGCTTCTGATAAAATCGATGaggataatttaattgatcaaGTCATCCAGAAAGGCGTTATATTAATGGGTGATGATACTTGGATTAATTTATTCCCAGGTAAATATTTACGGCAGTTTCCTGCGCATTCATTTAATACTCGTGACTTGGATACAGTAGACAGAGAAGTTCGGAatcgaatattttttgagttacagAAAAAAGATTGGTCATTATTGATTGCTCATAATTTAGGAGTTGATCATTGTGGCCATAAGCATGGCCCAAATCACCCTGAAATGACAAGAAAGTTGAATGAAATTAACGTACTcattaaagaaataattaatgttcTTGATGATCAGACTGTGTTGTTTGTAATTGGAGATCATGGTATGACGAATTCTGGAGACCATGGTGGAGATAGTGACGATGAAATTGAAACGGCGATGTTCGTTTATTCAAAATCTCCTTTACAAGATGCAATTGATGAACACGAACCGAGAGTTGTCAATCAAATTGATATTGTACCAACACTAGCATCAATCCTTGGTATTCCTATACCTTTTTCTAACATTGGATCAGTCATATTGGATGCTTTACCAAGTCTATCAAAGACATCAGATATGTGGTATACTGTTCATGCACTTTGGAGAAATGTTtatcaatcaaaaaaatacattgacACTTATTCGGCaagttcatttttattttcggatGAAAAACTCCAAGAACTAGAGCAAATGTACCGGGATTTACTTCAACAAGtaccaaaaattaatgatcagaaaactcttaaaaatttcgtcaaacatgctaatgaatattttaaaattcttcgTGCTTCATGTATAGAAATTTGGGTTCAATTCGACTCGGGTTTGATGTTCAAAGGCTTGTTCTTAATGTTCTGCACTTTGTTTTTTACTTACATACTCATTAATCAACTACcagaaatttatatgataaaaatatttgatctaTCTTTTTTTCGAGTCTTAATATTTATCTGCATTGCTCTAGTTATTGTCTATATATCTTATGTAATGCAGCTAGTCGTTAATTTTAGTAATACATTTTCTTTCATTGGTGGAGTAATTCtgttattttttctagttattctagttattaaaaattggaaTACAATATTGACAACTTGGTATAATAATTCtcagagtaaaaaattaaactacattgttcaaataactttatttttagtagTCTTCGGACTATTTTCAAACAGTTATATTATTGAAGAAAACAAAATACTCTCCTTTCTCTTGATAACACAAGTTtggttatttatatattctaatatTAAACAATACAATTCAAATGATAATTATGACAAAAGAAACCGGAAATCTTTTAACAATATTTCTAGAATTTCCAGCAAGCATAGAACATTATTAATAGTTTGTGGGATAATAATTTGTCTCGCAGTGAGATTGTCTAGTTACTATTGGAGATGTCGTGAAGAACAGAACCGCGAATTATGTGGATCTTATGTTTTGGGTAAAACTGGTTCAATAACATCAAATACTTTGGAAAGAATACTGTTAACAATTTCTTTGGTGAGTCTGGCGTTGTACATCACAACTGTAAGGATTTGGTTGAGAAATTGTGGAAATTTATCAGGTTTTTCACTTAACATAACAGTTGCGCGCTACTGTCCAGTCCTGACAGTTGTATGTATTGGCAGCTATTGGGTACTATCCAGATTATCTacaagtaaacaaataaaattcactCTCGAATACCAGATGAATGCATTACCAGGAattgcttatttttttattatcatttctattttcattttgtttttgcGACCacttggaatattttttttaaaacaaaatcacCAATCCTTTGCTGTCTATGAAGATGAAAATGTTGTACCAAAACTATTTGATATAGTGAAAAATCTTCTTAACACAAATAAAAACGAGAATAGTAACAATACCCCAATTATTTATGGTCTTGGTACTGTTTACAGTGCAGCTTTTATTTCTTTGAGTGTTTTTGTCACACTTCTTGATGCTTTGCTTCTTGGATGCTTTCAAGCtccgagtatttttttaatgtgtaTTACATGCATAGCATTTCTGATCATTGTTTCAATGGAACGGCATCATAATgctaataatttaa AGGAACTTCTTCAAATACCAAACTCAGCAGTTTTCTGTTGGTTTTTGATtgctgaatattttttttatggtactGGACATCAACCAACTTTTTCAACTATTCAATGGGATGCTGCGTTAGTCGGAACCAACGgccaattttacaaaaatatcctgccaacaattttaattg aaacgGCTCGatcgatcgatttcaaaatctaa